From the Solanum lycopersicum chromosome 10, SLM_r2.1 genome, one window contains:
- the LOC104649580 gene encoding uncharacterized protein — protein MAEYEDCILGLIMAIDMNVHEFLYIRKLCKRFPKIEFRHTPIIHNKLADDPATIDTMIKHPDADYIDPMDITIKEKPLHCSYVEEEPNGLPWYLDIKKYLESETYPENATSNKKKSILRLALNFILSGEVIYRRTSDLSLLTCIDVVEVAKLIKQIHARVYGKHMNGVTLARKILRAGYFLDDYGA, from the exons atggctgaaTATGAAGATTGTATTCTTGGATTGATAATGGCCATCGACATGAATGTCCACGAGTTTCTG TACATACGGAAGTTGTGCAAAAGATTCCCTAAGATtgagttcagacatactcccatAATACATAATAAGTTGGCCGATGATCCTGCCACCATCGACACAATGATTAAACATCCAGATGCCGATTATATTGATCCTATGGATATAACGATAAAGGAGAAACCATTACATTGTTCCTATGTTGAAGAAGAACCCAACGGTTTGCCATGGTATcttgatattaaaaaatatttagagtCCGAAACTTATCCTGAGAATGCGACGTCTAACAAGAAGAAATCAATACTCCGTTTGGCCCTCAATTTCATTCTGAGTGGAGAAGTAATTTATAGGAGGACCTCAGATTTAAGTCTCCTCACATGTATCGATGTTGTTGAAGTTGCGAAGCTTATCAAACAAATACATGCTAGAGTTTATGGTAAGCATATGAATGGGGTCACTTTGGCGAGAAAGATCCTTCGAGCCGgctattttttggatgactatggagcatGA
- the LOC101243833 gene encoding katanin p60 ATPase-containing subunit A1-like gives MGGVISSAVQVNSYGNTMQQVGGLFISTAQPNSNGNSAQQVRGNLNSAAEVNKNVNSAEQEGIRRPWRGVLLFGPPGKGKTLLAKAVATECGMTFMNISCSSLCGNWYGESERLTWCLFKLARAHAPTMIFIDDIDSLCSVRGSATEHETSRRLMAELLVQIDGLNNSNSTSGKMVTLLAATNFPGNLDEELR, from the exons ATG GGAGGAGTGATCAGCTCTGCTGTGCAAGTGAATAGTTATGGAAACACAATGCAACAAGTG ggAGGATTGTTTATCTCTACTGCACAGCCGAATAGTAATGGAAACTCAGCGCAACAAGTG CGAGGAAATCTCAACTCTGCTGCTGAGGTGAACAAAAACGTAAACTCAGCTGAACAAGAG GGAATCAGGAGACCTTGGAGAGGAGTTCTTTTGTTTGGTCCTCCTGGCAAAGGGAAAACACTCTTGGCCAAAGCTGTTGCTACAGAGTGTGGGATGACATTTATGAATATTTCCTGTAGTTCATTGTGTGGAAATTGGTATGGAGAGAGTGAACGATTGACTTGGTGCTTATTTAAGCTTGCCCGTGCTCATGCTCCAACTATgattttcattgatgatattgatTCTCTTTGCAGTGTCAGAGG GTCTGCTACAGAGCATGAAACATCCCGAAGGTTAATGGCTGAACTTTTAGTTCAGATCGATGGATTAAATAACTCTAATAGTACATCAGGTAAAATGGTGACACTTTTGGCAGCAACAAATTTCCCTGGGAATCTTGACGAGGAACTAAGGTAA